From Acidovorax sp. FHTAMBA, one genomic window encodes:
- a CDS encoding NosR/NirI family protein: protein MIPLRRQFATLLLVLLAALWLAPRAHAASGAYEAELPADLATARDMCALVPCKDVFPGATHFSERKGQPPYAEAYDNDSAQKKLLGYVMLSTDITDTPAYSGKPVVTLIGMDLKGHYVGVKVLKHSEPILLLGIPESALINFNNQYLGKSVQDTLEVGPSRPEENVIGLDAISGATVTVIAQNQVVTMSGAAVARQTGIIEPTVRDPARFLANGQRYDWAQLVQMGVAQRLLVKPEQVGLPRGPEPFIELWFGDLNHPDLGRSLLGERGFENLRSRLQPQESAFFVIRTGGVESFKGSGFVRGGIYDRVQVKQGADSFTFRDLDSYNLYGLEAAGAPRYSESAIFVVRSAAFSAAFPWKLAFLGNRVDRATGHRSFAVFESKYWLPANLLDGGRPKVVEPDAPWVRVWKTQAVSIALFALVLLAVTVVYAYREKLTRLSTHKNKWPVNAFKYSFWAISMLWVGFGLMAQPSITQVLTWFHSLLFQWTWSLFLSDPFIFLFWIFIIVTVFLFGRGLFCGWMCPFGSLQESIYKVARFVGLGRFQTKLPQKWHDRLKWLKYAIFFGLLVVSMFSMGLAEKLAEVEPFKTTFLVGISNRAWPYALFVAVILGVSIFIERPYCKYVCPLGASLAMPSTFRWFGLKRKQDCNSCKACAVGCGAQAIDADGRIDHRECLHCLDCMILYTDTKGCPPLAKERKRREKDGLEITPIGANGYFIPIHPATSFTEQISAKAKNGPDPRMPTDPVAPFHKAGESRLRWILMELRDHFWPWSTDGWRSQRALQVAGFSLAVAATVAWVMTALGSLSSAAIIGWWFGWSVYEVLIRLSGRRYVKDGVWWRGNYRAASVMDMLSYVGFKNLLIGATLFLALKALGLLNL from the coding sequence ATGATTCCCCTCCGTCGGCAGTTCGCCACGCTTCTTCTGGTCTTGTTGGCAGCCCTTTGGCTGGCGCCGCGCGCCCATGCCGCATCAGGCGCCTACGAGGCCGAGCTGCCTGCCGATCTGGCCACCGCGCGCGACATGTGCGCCCTGGTGCCCTGCAAGGACGTGTTCCCGGGGGCCACCCACTTTTCCGAACGCAAGGGCCAGCCGCCCTACGCAGAGGCTTACGACAACGACTCGGCCCAGAAGAAGCTGCTGGGCTATGTGATGCTCTCCACCGACATCACCGACACCCCCGCGTACTCGGGCAAGCCGGTGGTCACGCTGATCGGCATGGACCTCAAGGGCCACTACGTGGGCGTCAAAGTGCTCAAGCACTCAGAGCCCATCCTGCTGCTGGGCATCCCCGAATCGGCGCTCATCAATTTCAACAACCAGTACCTGGGCAAGTCTGTCCAGGACACGCTGGAAGTCGGCCCGTCCAGGCCCGAGGAAAACGTGATTGGCCTGGATGCCATCTCCGGCGCCACCGTCACGGTGATTGCGCAAAACCAGGTGGTGACGATGTCGGGCGCCGCCGTGGCGCGACAGACGGGCATCATCGAGCCTACCGTGCGAGACCCCGCACGTTTTCTTGCCAATGGGCAGCGATACGACTGGGCGCAACTGGTCCAGATGGGCGTGGCGCAGCGCCTGCTCGTCAAGCCCGAACAGGTCGGCTTGCCGCGGGGCCCCGAGCCTTTCATCGAACTGTGGTTTGGTGACCTCAACCACCCCGACCTTGGGCGCAGCCTGCTGGGTGAACGCGGCTTCGAGAACCTGCGCTCGCGGCTTCAGCCGCAGGAAAGCGCCTTCTTCGTCATCCGCACGGGCGGTGTGGAATCCTTCAAGGGCTCGGGCTTCGTGCGCGGCGGCATCTACGACCGCGTGCAGGTCAAGCAGGGTGCAGACTCGTTCACCTTCCGCGATCTGGACTCCTACAACCTGTATGGCCTGGAGGCAGCCGGTGCCCCGCGCTACAGCGAATCGGCCATTTTTGTGGTCCGCTCGGCAGCCTTCTCCGCAGCCTTCCCCTGGAAGCTCGCTTTCCTGGGCAACCGCGTAGACCGCGCCACGGGCCACCGCAGCTTTGCCGTTTTCGAATCCAAATACTGGCTGCCCGCCAACCTGCTGGACGGCGGGCGTCCCAAAGTGGTGGAGCCCGACGCACCCTGGGTGCGCGTGTGGAAGACACAGGCTGTCTCGATTGCCCTGTTCGCCCTGGTGCTGTTAGCCGTCACGGTGGTGTACGCCTACCGCGAGAAGCTCACGCGCCTTTCCACCCACAAGAACAAGTGGCCCGTGAACGCCTTCAAGTACAGCTTCTGGGCCATCAGCATGCTGTGGGTGGGCTTTGGCCTGATGGCGCAGCCCTCCATCACGCAGGTGCTGACCTGGTTCCATTCGCTGCTGTTCCAGTGGACGTGGTCGCTGTTCCTGTCCGATCCGTTCATTTTCCTGTTCTGGATCTTCATCATCGTCACCGTGTTCCTGTTCGGGCGCGGCCTGTTCTGCGGCTGGATGTGCCCGTTTGGCTCGCTGCAGGAGTCCATCTACAAGGTGGCGCGCTTTGTAGGCCTGGGCCGGTTTCAGACCAAGCTGCCGCAGAAATGGCACGACCGGCTCAAGTGGCTCAAGTACGCGATCTTCTTCGGCCTGCTGGTGGTCTCAATGTTCTCCATGGGCCTTGCCGAAAAGCTGGCCGAGGTGGAGCCCTTCAAGACCACGTTCCTCGTGGGCATCAGCAACCGCGCCTGGCCCTACGCCCTGTTCGTGGCAGTGATTTTGGGTGTGTCGATCTTTATCGAACGGCCCTATTGCAAATATGTCTGCCCGCTGGGCGCCTCGCTGGCCATGCCCAGCACGTTCCGCTGGTTTGGCCTCAAGCGCAAGCAGGACTGCAACAGCTGCAAGGCCTGCGCCGTGGGCTGCGGAGCGCAGGCGATTGATGCCGATGGCCGCATCGACCACCGTGAATGCCTGCACTGCCTCGATTGCATGATTCTGTATACCGACACCAAGGGCTGCCCGCCGCTGGCCAAGGAGCGCAAGCGCCGCGAAAAGGACGGCCTGGAGATCACGCCGATCGGCGCCAACGGGTATTTCATTCCGATCCACCCCGCCACCAGCTTCACCGAGCAGATCAGCGCCAAGGCCAAGAACGGCCCCGACCCGCGCATGCCCACCGACCCGGTGGCGCCCTTCCACAAGGCGGGCGAGTCCCGCCTGCGGTGGATTCTGATGGAGCTGCGCGACCACTTCTGGCCCTGGAGCACCGATGGCTGGCGCAGCCAGCGGGCGCTGCAGGTGGCCGGGTTCTCCCTGGCGGTGGCGGCCACCGTGGCCTGGGTGATGACGGCGCTGGGCAGCCTCTCTTCGGCAGCCATCATTGGCTGGTGGTTTGGCTGGAGCGTGTACGAGGTGCTGATCCGCCTGTCCGGCCGCCGCTACGTGAAGGACGGCGTCTGGTGGCGCGGCAACTACCGCGCGGCCAGCGTGATGGACATGCTGAGCTATGTGGGCTTCAAGAACCTGCTGATCGGGGCCACCCTCTTCCTTGCACTCAAGGCCCTGGGCTTGCTGAACTTATGA
- a CDS encoding nitrous oxide reductase family maturation protein NosD, producing the protein MRSVRAALIVLAGLGGACLAGAATVSVQPGQDLAAAVKAAAPGDVIEVARGLYPVNLLIDKPLTLRGIDRPTLSGGNQGDTIRVTAPDVVIEGLIVRDSGDSLKHQNAGIYLFPGAHRAVVRNCDLTYNLFGLWIEKADDVLIERNTITGKREYGSSQRGNGIQLYNTQRARIFSNNISFVRDALYVDVSHHAVFRGNRLHHSRYGTHYMNSYHNLWEDNDTYYNRGGLALMEVRDQVVRNNRAWGNSDHGIMLRTLQDSVIENNIVAGNNRGFFIYDVEYIKLNGNLVVDNVVGVHLAAGSTRNEVEGNDFIGNREQVRYVGARDERWGTKSGNHWSNYLGWDRDGNGTGDVPYEANDMVDRLTWRHPSMKLLLASPAVQALRLVGQQFPVLRVPSVVDPKPRMQPTHQQWSEWRGKHFSGQ; encoded by the coding sequence ATGCGCTCTGTGCGCGCCGCGCTGATCGTGCTGGCGGGGCTGGGCGGGGCATGCCTGGCCGGTGCCGCCACGGTGTCGGTCCAGCCCGGCCAGGACCTGGCCGCCGCCGTGAAGGCCGCCGCACCGGGCGATGTGATCGAGGTGGCGCGCGGCCTGTACCCGGTCAACCTGCTGATCGACAAGCCGCTCACGCTGCGCGGCATCGACCGCCCCACCCTGAGCGGTGGCAACCAGGGCGACACCATCCGGGTCACCGCCCCGGATGTGGTGATCGAGGGCCTGATCGTGCGCGACTCGGGCGACAGCCTCAAGCACCAGAACGCCGGTATTTACCTTTTCCCCGGCGCGCATCGGGCCGTGGTGCGCAACTGCGACCTGACCTACAACCTGTTCGGCCTGTGGATCGAGAAGGCCGATGATGTGCTCATCGAGCGCAACACCATCACCGGCAAGCGCGAATACGGTTCGTCGCAGCGTGGCAACGGCATCCAGCTCTACAACACCCAGCGTGCGCGCATTTTCAGCAACAACATCAGCTTCGTGCGCGATGCGCTGTATGTCGATGTGTCGCACCACGCCGTGTTCAGGGGCAACCGGCTGCACCACAGCCGCTACGGCACGCACTACATGAACTCGTACCACAACCTGTGGGAAGACAACGACACCTACTACAACCGGGGCGGCCTGGCGCTGATGGAAGTGCGCGACCAGGTGGTGCGCAACAACCGCGCCTGGGGCAATTCCGACCACGGCATCATGCTGCGCACCCTGCAGGACTCGGTGATCGAGAACAACATCGTGGCCGGCAACAACCGGGGCTTTTTCATTTACGACGTCGAGTACATCAAGCTCAATGGCAACCTGGTGGTGGACAACGTGGTGGGCGTGCACCTGGCGGCCGGCTCCACGCGCAACGAGGTGGAGGGCAACGACTTCATCGGCAACCGCGAGCAGGTGCGCTACGTGGGCGCGCGCGACGAGCGCTGGGGCACCAAGAGCGGCAACCACTGGAGCAACTACCTCGGCTGGGACCGTGACGGCAACGGAACGGGCGACGTACCCTACGAGGCCAACGACATGGTGGACCGCCTGACCTGGCGCCATCCCAGCATGAAGCTGCTGCTGGCCAGCCCCGCGGTGCAGGCCCTGCGCCTGGTGGGCCAGCAGTTTCCGGTCCTGCGCGTGCCTTCGGTGGTGGACCCCAAGCCGCGCATGCAACCAACCCACCAACAATGGAGTGAATGGCGTGGCAAGCACTTTTCCGGCCAGTGA
- a CDS encoding ABC transporter ATP-binding protein, with amino-acid sequence MASTFPASDGPAVSLRGVSKHYGALHAVDGVDLEIPRGEIFGLIGHNGAGKSTLFKMMLGLVPLTQGEIRIGGAQVGGRGFRAARRHLGYLPENVVLYDNLNGLETLRFFARLKHAPLAQCQPVLERVGLAHAGNRPVREYSKGMRQRLGFAQALLGAPQVLFLDEPTNGLDPQAIRDFYATLRGLQAQGVTVIITSHILAELQERVDRLAIMSAGKVQAVGSVQALREQTQMPLVFELQLGAEDTPAVAQALAAVTGASPETLPTGLRLRCPRAQKMAVLAALAPFGARVHDLKMLEPSLEDVFFGFAD; translated from the coding sequence GTGGCAAGCACTTTTCCGGCCAGTGACGGCCCAGCGGTCTCGCTGCGCGGCGTGAGCAAGCACTATGGCGCGCTGCATGCCGTCGATGGCGTCGATCTGGAGATTCCGCGCGGCGAAATTTTCGGCCTGATCGGGCACAACGGCGCGGGCAAGAGCACGCTGTTCAAGATGATGCTGGGCCTGGTGCCGCTGACGCAGGGCGAGATTCGGATCGGCGGTGCGCAGGTCGGCGGGCGGGGCTTTCGGGCCGCGCGGCGCCACCTGGGCTATCTGCCCGAGAACGTTGTGCTCTACGACAACCTGAACGGCCTGGAAACCCTGCGTTTCTTTGCCCGGCTCAAGCATGCGCCGCTGGCGCAGTGCCAGCCGGTGCTCGAGCGTGTGGGTCTGGCGCATGCCGGCAATCGCCCGGTGCGCGAGTACTCCAAAGGCATGCGCCAGCGCCTCGGGTTTGCGCAGGCCTTGCTGGGCGCCCCCCAGGTGCTGTTTCTAGACGAGCCCACCAACGGGCTCGACCCCCAGGCCATCCGCGATTTTTATGCCACATTGCGCGGGCTGCAGGCCCAGGGCGTGACGGTGATCATCACCTCGCACATCCTGGCCGAGCTGCAAGAGCGCGTGGACCGCCTGGCCATCATGTCGGCCGGCAAGGTCCAGGCCGTGGGCAGCGTGCAGGCGCTGCGCGAGCAGACGCAGATGCCGCTGGTGTTCGAATTGCAGCTGGGTGCCGAAGACACCCCCGCCGTGGCCCAGGCACTGGCGGCGGTCACGGGCGCATCGCCCGAAACCTTGCCAACCGGCCTGCGCCTGCGCTGCCCGCGCGCGCAAAAAATGGCCGTGCTGGCCGCGCTGGCGCCGTTTGGCGCACGCGTGCACGACCTCAAGATGCTGGAGCCGTCGCTGGAAGACGTGTTCTTCGGATTCGCCGATTGA
- a CDS encoding ABC transporter permease subunit: MELTQILTIAAKEFRDRMRNRWVLAVALVFTVFSLVIAYFGGAQQGAVGFRSIEFTIASLVSLVIYLIPLIALLLGFDAIVGERERGSLDLLLSLPITRFELLLGKYLGLAAALTLSTLAGFGLVAVLLSRQMSWAGMYHYFGFMLSSVLLGLAFLSLAVLLSVLARDRTRASGLAIATWFFFVLVFDLLLLGALVGTGGRFGGEVFAWLLLLNPADVFRILNVFSLDDVRTLYGLASVVPSSMGSPTTMGGVMLAWIIVPLALANWRFKP, from the coding sequence ATGGAACTGACGCAAATCCTCACCATTGCCGCGAAAGAATTCCGCGACCGCATGCGCAACCGCTGGGTGCTGGCGGTTGCGCTCGTCTTCACCGTGTTCTCGCTCGTCATCGCCTACTTTGGCGGCGCGCAGCAGGGGGCCGTGGGCTTTCGCTCGATCGAGTTCACCATCGCCAGCCTGGTCAGCCTGGTGATCTACCTCATCCCGCTCATCGCACTACTGCTCGGCTTTGATGCCATCGTGGGCGAGCGCGAGCGCGGCTCGCTCGACCTGCTGCTGTCCCTGCCCATCACCCGCTTCGAATTGCTGCTGGGCAAATACCTTGGCCTGGCGGCCGCGCTCACGCTGTCCACGCTGGCGGGCTTTGGCCTGGTGGCGGTGCTGCTGTCGCGGCAGATGAGCTGGGCCGGCATGTACCACTACTTCGGCTTCATGCTCAGCTCGGTGCTGCTGGGCCTGGCGTTTCTGAGCCTGGCGGTGCTGCTGTCGGTGCTGGCGCGCGACCGCACGCGCGCCTCGGGCCTGGCCATCGCCACCTGGTTCTTCTTCGTTCTGGTGTTCGACCTGCTGCTGCTCGGGGCGCTGGTGGGCACGGGTGGCCGCTTTGGCGGTGAGGTGTTCGCGTGGCTGCTGCTGCTCAACCCGGCCGATGTGTTCCGCATCCTCAACGTGTTCTCGCTCGACGATGTGCGCACGCTCTACGGCCTGGCCAGTGTCGTGCCGTCGTCCATGGGCAGCCCCACCACCATGGGTGGCGTGATGCTGGCCTGGATCATCGTCCCCCTGGCTCTGGCCAACTGGAGATTCAAACCATGA
- a CDS encoding nitrous oxide reductase accessory protein NosL translates to MKYTCSCRRRHAGTPGACGDRRHVLGLAALAALGSLGLLAGCGERAGEAQSLAPVEIDRSTSCELDGMLLADYPGPKAQVHFVGQSQPSFFCDTVELFSTLLAGEQVRAVRAVYVQDMGQADWDAPKGHWIDAKTAVYVVGSKRHGSMGPTIGSFAQEADAQKFATEYGGKVLRFGDIKADMVDLSGGALHDTRM, encoded by the coding sequence ATGAAATACACCTGTTCCTGCCGCCGGCGCCATGCCGGCACCCCCGGTGCCTGCGGCGACCGTCGCCACGTTCTCGGCCTGGCCGCGCTGGCGGCCCTGGGGTCGCTGGGCCTGCTGGCCGGTTGCGGCGAGCGCGCCGGCGAGGCGCAATCGCTCGCCCCCGTCGAGATCGACCGCTCCACCAGCTGTGAGCTGGACGGCATGCTCCTGGCCGACTACCCCGGCCCCAAGGCGCAGGTGCATTTTGTCGGGCAAAGCCAGCCTTCCTTCTTTTGCGACACCGTGGAGCTGTTCAGCACGCTCCTGGCCGGCGAGCAGGTGCGTGCCGTGCGCGCCGTCTATGTGCAGGATATGGGCCAGGCCGACTGGGATGCGCCCAAAGGTCACTGGATCGACGCCAAGACGGCGGTGTACGTGGTGGGCAGCAAGCGCCACGGCTCCATGGGCCCCACCATCGGCAGCTTTGCGCAGGAGGCCGACGCCCAGAAATTCGCCACCGAATATGGCGGCAAGGTGCTGCGTTTTGGCGACATCAAGGCCGACATGGTGGACCTGAGCGGGGGCGCCCTGCACGACACGCGCATGTGA
- a CDS encoding nitrous oxide reductase accessory protein NosL, with product MPTPDPSRQQAHHPSHSPSRRRAVAALLLGSAGLVGWTLHQRGPSGRINASALDGVGDDVCVVAPPTPYDPALGQAVADAREVPADARCPVCGMYPARARAWAAQVIFSDGDAFFFDSPLSLMLYQGNVAHYTRGRTADSLVARYVTDTATGQWLNAQEAVYVAGSSAMGPMRAGNLPAFASTDAAQQFVQQRGGRALAFNAIDAALLRGLAPNLRADHRQHAG from the coding sequence ATGCCCACTCCCGACCCATCGCGCCAGCAGGCACACCATCCGTCGCACTCGCCATCACGGCGCCGTGCGGTGGCGGCCCTGTTGCTGGGTTCGGCCGGGCTGGTGGGCTGGACGCTGCACCAGCGCGGGCCATCCGGGCGCATCAACGCATCGGCGCTGGACGGCGTGGGCGACGATGTCTGTGTGGTGGCTCCGCCTACGCCCTACGACCCGGCCTTGGGCCAGGCCGTAGCTGACGCACGCGAAGTGCCCGCCGACGCGCGCTGCCCCGTGTGCGGCATGTACCCCGCCCGCGCGCGGGCATGGGCGGCGCAGGTGATCTTTTCAGACGGAGACGCCTTCTTTTTCGACTCGCCGCTCAGCCTGATGCTCTACCAGGGCAACGTGGCCCACTACACACGCGGCCGCACAGCCGATTCACTTGTGGCCCGGTATGTCACCGACACGGCTACGGGGCAGTGGCTGAACGCCCAGGAGGCGGTGTATGTGGCGGGGTCTTCGGCCATGGGCCCGATGCGGGCGGGCAACCTTCCCGCCTTTGCAAGTACGGACGCTGCGCAGCAGTTTGTGCAGCAGCGCGGGGGACGGGCGCTTGCATTCAACGCCATCGATGCGGCCCTGCTGCGCGGGCTGGCACCCAACCTGCGGGCAGACCACCGTCAACACGCGGGTTGA
- a CDS encoding DEAD/DEAH box helicase has protein sequence MTSSFSNLSLAEPLARAVAEMGYESMTPIQAQAIPVVLTGQDVMGAAQTGTGKTAAFSLPLLQRLLKHESSSTSPARHPVRALVLLPTRELADQVAQQIALYAKYTKLRSTVVFGGMDMKPQTIELKKGVEVLVATPGRLLDHIEAKNAVLNQVEYVVLDEADRMLDIGFLPDLQRILSFLPKQRTTLLFSATFSPEIKRLASSYLQNPVTIEVARPNETASTVEQRFYSAGDDDKRRAIHQVLKSRGIKQAFIFVNSKLGCARLARSLEREGLKTTALHGDKSQDERLKALEAFKSGEVDLLVCTDVAARGLDIKDVPAVFNFDVPFNAEDYVHRIGRTGRAGASGLAVTLVSGSDARLVADIEKLIKKKIELEAIEYEEDQPSIRNQGRINDGRRAWREAGETGDGRDAIPAAPRREREREREHRGGREAREPREQHRGFRPAVASRDPFFEKPYEASAPADAAPAWEAAKSAPRSSVSANIKPKRKVAALFKAAQPETSAQG, from the coding sequence ATGACAAGTTCCTTTTCCAATCTATCGCTGGCTGAGCCGCTGGCGCGTGCCGTAGCCGAAATGGGCTACGAGTCCATGACGCCCATCCAGGCGCAGGCCATCCCGGTGGTGCTCACCGGACAGGACGTGATGGGTGCCGCCCAGACGGGCACCGGCAAGACCGCCGCGTTCTCGCTGCCCTTGCTGCAGCGCCTGCTCAAGCACGAGAGCAGTTCCACCTCCCCGGCCCGCCACCCCGTGCGCGCCCTGGTGCTGTTGCCCACGCGCGAGCTGGCCGACCAGGTGGCCCAGCAGATTGCGCTGTATGCCAAATACACCAAGCTGCGCAGCACCGTGGTGTTTGGCGGCATGGACATGAAGCCCCAGACCATCGAGCTTAAAAAAGGCGTCGAAGTGCTGGTGGCCACGCCGGGCCGTTTGCTGGACCACATCGAAGCCAAGAATGCGGTGCTCAACCAGGTCGAGTACGTGGTGCTCGACGAGGCCGACCGCATGCTGGACATCGGTTTCCTGCCCGACCTGCAGCGCATCCTCTCGTTCCTGCCCAAGCAGCGCACCACGCTGCTGTTCAGCGCCACGTTCTCTCCCGAGATCAAGCGCCTGGCCAGCAGCTACCTGCAAAACCCCGTCACCATCGAGGTGGCCCGCCCGAACGAAACGGCCTCCACCGTGGAGCAGCGCTTTTACAGCGCGGGCGACGACGACAAGCGCCGTGCCATCCACCAGGTGCTCAAGAGCCGGGGCATCAAGCAGGCATTCATCTTCGTGAACAGCAAGCTCGGTTGTGCCCGTCTGGCGCGCAGCCTGGAGCGCGAAGGCCTCAAGACCACCGCGCTGCATGGCGACAAGAGCCAGGACGAGCGCCTGAAGGCGCTCGAAGCCTTCAAGAGCGGCGAGGTCGATCTGCTGGTGTGTACCGATGTGGCCGCGCGCGGCCTGGACATCAAGGACGTGCCGGCGGTGTTCAACTTCGACGTGCCATTCAACGCCGAAGACTATGTGCACCGCATTGGCCGCACGGGCCGTGCGGGCGCATCGGGCCTGGCGGTCACGCTGGTGTCGGGCAGCGATGCCCGCCTGGTGGCCGACATCGAGAAGCTGATCAAGAAGAAGATCGAACTCGAAGCCATCGAATACGAAGAAGACCAGCCAAGCATTCGGAATCAAGGCCGCATCAACGACGGCCGCCGCGCCTGGCGCGAAGCTGGCGAGACGGGCGATGGACGCGATGCCATCCCGGCGGCCCCGCGCCGCGAGCGCGAACGCGAACGCGAACACCGTGGTGGCCGCGAAGCCCGCGAGCCGCGTGAACAGCACCGGGGCTTCCGCCCGGCCGTTGCCTCGCGCGATCCGTTTTTTGAAAAGCCGTATGAAGCCAGTGCGCCTGCCGATGCGGCGCCCGCCTGGGAAGCGGCCAAGTCGGCACCGCGCAGCAGCGTGTCGGCCAACATCAAGCCCAAGCGCAAGGTGGCTGCCCTCTTCAAGGCGGCCCAGCCGGAAACCTCGGCGCAGGGATGA
- a CDS encoding SulP family inorganic anion transporter: MSPAESLQPLRSPGIAAAWSAAAVTVPHAVGLGLLAFAPLAADHSLAALALWSAALPGLLLTLALPRAGVVYAPTTVVALLFAAVLATAHGAAPALGLSARQVLAVSGATVALAFVFQWLLGVLRLASVARFLPVSVTHGFAAGVGLSMVVGQVRNGFGAGADASWDARTGWHLLAAVAVVGLAWGLRRRWPRMPGLLTAVAMVALAVAAAGLWGRGLGDVFAPAVQPSVFAGPMWPDWTGVPWVALAQRYGSELVVLALLMALVNSLEILVFNQELELDHGLRGNANLTLRRESLLGVLCGLAGMIPASTSASRSRIVLAQAGASRDAPRWHAGIMLGVALTGAWWLHWVPMACLAGGLVLAGLMQVPGLMWSLRYAQRSRVTWAQSWLVALVFAVMGGVGALVAGLVVATFVLLHDSAAKVLRHVRLDGELRSRRLRRAGSDTWLSPRMNQVAVFELQGVMSFGVAAHLAEQVRLLLQPRHRWVILDAGRVPAWDSTALAQLRALVRDLDQQGIAAAVASLDPVAAEHAGEPVRAFADLDRALEWAEAGILAQRPIEQRPARPERDLLGEMGEGVPRAAAEALMAVLEPLAVPPHGVVFRAGDTDHDLLVVKSGHITLVTQWPPDKGLRLATVGPGMAFGEMAFLNGAARSACAGSERGPAHLVRLSRAHFDAWARQYPEAALTVMNNLAQIGARRLAVTTRQLRAVLE; the protein is encoded by the coding sequence ATGTCCCCTGCTGAGTCCCTGCAGCCTCTCCGGTCGCCGGGCATCGCCGCCGCGTGGTCGGCGGCGGCGGTCACGGTCCCGCATGCCGTCGGCCTGGGCCTGCTGGCTTTTGCGCCCCTGGCGGCAGACCATTCCCTGGCAGCACTGGCGTTGTGGTCGGCGGCCCTGCCGGGGCTGCTGCTCACGCTGGCGTTGCCGCGCGCGGGGGTGGTCTATGCGCCCACCACCGTGGTGGCGCTGCTGTTTGCGGCGGTGCTGGCCACCGCCCATGGCGCGGCGCCTGCGCTGGGCCTGAGTGCGCGCCAGGTACTGGCGGTGAGCGGGGCTACGGTGGCACTGGCGTTTGTGTTTCAGTGGCTGCTGGGGGTGCTGCGCCTGGCCTCGGTGGCGCGTTTCCTGCCCGTCTCGGTCACGCATGGCTTTGCGGCCGGGGTGGGGCTGTCGATGGTGGTGGGGCAGGTGCGCAACGGCTTTGGCGCGGGCGCAGATGCCTCGTGGGACGCCCGCACCGGTTGGCACCTGTTGGCGGCAGTCGCGGTAGTGGGGCTGGCGTGGGGTCTGCGCCGGCGCTGGCCCCGCATGCCGGGGCTGCTGACCGCTGTGGCCATGGTGGCGCTGGCCGTGGCAGCGGCGGGGCTCTGGGGCCGCGGGCTGGGGGATGTGTTTGCTCCTGCCGTGCAGCCCAGCGTGTTTGCCGGCCCGATGTGGCCGGACTGGACGGGCGTTCCCTGGGTGGCGCTGGCGCAGCGGTATGGGTCGGAGCTGGTGGTGCTGGCGCTGTTGATGGCGTTGGTCAACAGCCTGGAGATCCTGGTGTTCAACCAGGAGCTGGAGCTGGACCACGGCCTGCGTGGTAACGCCAACCTGACCCTGCGCCGCGAGAGCCTGCTGGGCGTGTTGTGCGGGCTGGCCGGGATGATTCCCGCATCCACCAGCGCATCGCGTTCGCGCATCGTGCTGGCACAGGCGGGTGCGTCCCGCGACGCACCGCGCTGGCATGCCGGCATCATGCTGGGCGTGGCCCTGACAGGCGCCTGGTGGCTGCACTGGGTGCCCATGGCCTGTCTGGCGGGTGGGCTGGTGCTGGCGGGGCTCATGCAGGTTCCGGGGCTCATGTGGTCGCTGCGCTATGCACAACGCTCGCGGGTGACCTGGGCGCAAAGCTGGCTGGTGGCGCTGGTGTTTGCGGTGATGGGCGGCGTGGGCGCGCTGGTGGCGGGGCTGGTGGTGGCCACCTTCGTGCTGCTGCACGACTCAGCCGCCAAGGTGCTGCGCCATGTGCGGCTCGATGGCGAGCTGCGCTCGCGCCGGCTGCGGCGCGCGGGCTCGGACACCTGGCTCTCGCCGCGCATGAACCAGGTGGCCGTGTTTGAACTGCAGGGCGTCATGTCGTTCGGCGTGGCGGCCCACCTGGCCGAGCAGGTGCGCCTGCTGCTGCAGCCGCGCCACCGCTGGGTGATTCTGGATGCAGGCCGCGTGCCCGCCTGGGACAGCACGGCCTTGGCGCAGCTGCGTGCGCTGGTGCGTGATCTGGACCAGCAGGGCATTGCCGCTGCCGTGGCCTCGCTGGACCCGGTGGCGGCCGAGCATGCGGGCGAGCCGGTGCGCGCCTTTGCCGACCTCGACCGCGCCCTGGAATGGGCCGAGGCCGGCATCCTCGCGCAGCGCCCCATCGAGCAGCGCCCGGCCCGCCCGGAGCGGGACCTGCTGGGCGAGATGGGCGAGGGCGTGCCCCGGGCAGCAGCCGAGGCCCTGATGGCGGTGCTGGAGCCACTGGCCGTGCCGCCCCATGGGGTGGTGTTCCGCGCGGGTGATACCGACCACGACCTGCTGGTGGTGAAGTCGGGCCACATCACGCTGGTGACCCAGTGGCCGCCGGACAAGGGGCTGCGCCTGGCCACGGTGGGGCCGGGCATGGCGTTTGGCGAGATGGCGTTTCTCAATGGTGCGGCCCGCAGCGCCTGCGCGGGCTCCGAGCGGGGGCCCGCGCACCTGGTGCGCCTGTCTCGGGCGCACTTTGACGCCTGGGCCCGGCAATACCCCGAGGCAGCGCTCACGGTGATGAATAACCTCGCCCAGATCGGGGCGAGGCGGCTGGCGGTGACCACACGGCAATTGCGGGCCGTACTGGAATAA